A section of the Malania oleifera isolate guangnan ecotype guangnan chromosome 2, ASM2987363v1, whole genome shotgun sequence genome encodes:
- the LOC131148673 gene encoding glutamate receptor 3.7-like: MKSSLLVPLFLLIWVFLSGHVCCQKPVVVNIGAAFTFNSVIGRAAKAAMKAAVFDINHDQSILNGTKLRLIKKDTECNPFMGSIQAFQLLEKEVVTVIGPLSSTIAHMTAEIANGLQVPFVSYAATDPTLSALQFPFFLRTTHSDSYQMAAMADLVYFYGWREIIAIFVDNEYGRNGISALDDELQKKMSKISYKLPLPTGFNLNTITDLLNKSKSLEPRIYVVHVNPDSGLRIFTIAQKLKMMTRNYVWLVTDWLCTTLDSFSPSSQTSLNFLQGVVGIRQYIPPSVQKKAFLSRWRKMQQKGLAHSGMNTYGLQAYDTVWATARSIDKFLKENGSINFSFAHQFHDPKFRKFKVFDGGDLLRRTLLQTNFSGLTGHIQFNPDRNLMSAGYEIININQMAIHRVGYWSNYSGLSVFPPKTHKEEQDSYARRNQQLQNVTWPGKMTEKPRGWVIAGNERPLQIGVPNRFSFVEFVMSDSHNVHEIRGYCIDLFEEARKLVPYYLPYRFELFGDGRSNPNYDELVRMVADNAFDAAVGDIAIVPNRTKIVDFTQPYAATGLVIVTPIRKSTSSAWVFLKPFTVEMWCITAASFVMIAVVIWILEHRVNEDFRGPPRKQLITMFLFSFSTLFKTNQEDTVSTLGRMVMVVWLFLLMVITSSYTASLTSILTVQQLSSSITGIDSLIASNLPIGFQKGSFAYSYLTENLNIHRSRLVSLGSPGDYERALRKGPRDGGVVAIVDELPYVELFLSNQTDFGIVGQSFTKSGWGFAFRRDSPLAIDMSTAILKLSESGRLQKIHEKWFCKMDCPGARGEDSEPNKLHLSSFWGLYLLCGVSTITAFLVFLLRAVCQFVRYKRKQRDLSGPPSGSTSTHYSQIIFNFFNFIDEKEDAIKKYFTQSDNSQPQVGK; encoded by the exons ATGAAGTCTTCTCTGCTGGTTCCACTGTTCCTTTTGATATGGGTCTTCCTCAGTGGTCATGTGTGCTGCCAGAAACCTGTTGTTGTGAATATTGGCGCGGCTTTTACTTTTAATTCAGTAATTGGTAGAGCTGCAAAGGCAGCCATGAAGGCCGCTGTCTTTGATATTAATCATGATCAAAGCATTCTCAATGGGACCAAACTGAGGTTAATCAAGAAGGATACAGAGTGCAATCCCTTCATGGGGTCCATTCAAG CTTTTCAACTGCTTGAGAAGGAAGTAGTGACCGTGATTGGCCCCCTGTCCTCCACAATAGCTCATATGACTGCAGAAATTGCTAATGGTCTCCAAGTGCCTTTTGTCTCATATGCTGCCACTGACCCTACACTCTCTGCTTTGCAGTTCCCTTTCTTTCTCCGAACCACGCACAGTGACTCTTACCAAATGGCTGCAATGGCTGATTTGGTTTACTTTTATGGGTGGAGAGAGATCATTGCTATCTTTGTGGACAATGAATATGGAAGGAATGGAATATCAGCTTTAGATGATGAGCTTCAGAAGAAGATGTCAAAAATATCTTATAAATTGCCATTACCTACCGGATTTAATCTCAACACTATAACTGATTTGCTCAATAAATCCAAATCGCTTGAACCTCGTATTTATGTTGTTCATGTGAATCCTGACTCAGGTCTTAGGATTTTTACTATTGCTCAGAAACTTAAGATGATGACCAGAAACTATGTGTGGCTTGTGACCGATTGGCTTTGTACCACTTTAGATTCATTCTCCCCATCAAGTCAAACTTCACTCAACTTTCTCCAAGGGGTAGTGGGGATTCGTCAATATATTCCACCATCTGTCCAGAAGAAGGCTTTTCTTTCTCGGTGGAGAAAAATGCAGCAAAAAGGGTTAGCTCATTCTGGGATGAATACCTATGGACTGCAGGCTTATGATACAGTGTGGGCAACTGCACGTTCaattgataaatttttaaaagaaaacggcagtattaatttttcttttgctCACCAATTTCACGATCCAAAGTTCAGGAAGTTTAAAGTATTTGATGGTGGAGATCTTTTGCGCAGGACATTATTGCAGACAAATTTCTCTGGTTTAACAGGTCATATTCAATTTAATCCAGATCGGAATCTCATGAGCGCTGGCTATGAAATCATTAATATTAACCAGATGGCAATTCACAGGGTAGGTTACTGGTCTAATTATTCAGGTCTTTCAGTTTTTCCCCCAAAAACTCATAAAGAGGAACAAGATAGCTATGCCCGTCGCAATCAGCAGCTTCAAAATGTCACTTGGCCTGGAAAAATGACAGAAAAGCCACGTGGGTGGGTGATTGCTGGCAATGAAAGGCCGCTGCAAATTGGAGTGCCAAACAGATTCAGTTTTGTTGAATTTGTAATGTCAGATTCACACAATGTCCATGAAATTAGAGGATACTGTATTGATTTGTTTGAGGAAGCACGAAAACTAGTCCCATATTATCTTCCTTACAGATTCGAGCTGTTCGGGGATGGTAGGTCCAACCCCAATTATGATGAGCTTGTGAGAATGGTTGCAGATAAT GCGTTTGATGCTGCTGTTGGAGACATTGCAATTGTGCCTAACCGAACAAagattgttgattttactcaGCCTTATGCTGCTACTGGACTTGTCATTGTTACTCCAATTAGAAAATCAACATCAAGTGCTTGGGTATTTCTCAAACCATTTACAGTGGAGATGTGGTGCATCACTGCAGCTTCCTTTGTGATGATTGCCGTGGTTATTTGGATTCTTGAGCATCGTGTCAATGAAGATTTTCGAGGCCCCCCTAGAAAGCAGCTGATAACAATGTTCTT GTTCAGCTTCTCAACACTGTTTAAGACAAACC AAGAAGATACTGTAAGCACACTAGGGCGGATGGTAATGGTGGTGTGGCTTTTCCTGTTGATGGTGATCACATCAAGCTACACAGCTAGCTTGACTTCAATCCTTACAGTCCAACAGCTGTCATCATCCATAACGGGAATTGACAGTTTGATTGCAAGTAACTTGCCTATTGGGTTCCAAAAGGGTTCATTTGCATATAGCTACTTGACGGAAAATCTTAACATACATCGGTCGAGGCTTGTTTCTCTAGGATCCCCAGGAGATTATGAAAGAGCATTGAGGAAGGGGCCAAGAGATGGAGGGGTGGTGGCTATTGTTGATGAGCTTCCTTATGTGGAGTTATTTTTGTCAAATCAAACTGATTTTGGGATTGTTGGGCAATCATTCACCAAGAGCGGATGGGGATTC GCTTTTCGAAGAGACTCTCCACTTGCCATTGACATGTCTACAGCAATCTTGAAACTTTCTGAGAGTGGAAGGCTTCAAAAGATCCATGAGAAGTGGTTTTGTAAGATGGATTGTCCTGGGGCAAGGGGAGAAGATTCTGAACCTAATAAACTTCACCTGAGCAGCTTCTGGGGTCTATATCTTTTGTGCGGGGTTTCTACAATCACTGCTTTTCTTGTGTTTCTGTTACGAGCGGTCTGCCAATTTGTACGGTACAAACGGAAGCAGAGAGACCTTTCTGGTCCACCATCTGGATCAACAAGTACCCACTATTCTCAAAtcatttttaacttttttaatttcATTGATGAGAAGGAAGATGCCATCAAGAAGTATTTTACCCAGTCTGACAATTCTCAACCCCAAGTAGGCAAGTAA